From Solea senegalensis isolate Sse05_10M linkage group LG19, IFAPA_SoseM_1, whole genome shotgun sequence, the proteins below share one genomic window:
- the trap1 gene encoding heat shock protein 75 kDa, mitochondrial isoform X1 — protein sequence MSRCLALARFALGSSQRTVRQSMTCARGLSSVTVTRSFTAADSQVGQYQRWSSRPRVLHAQRSCLGFCQQSYYSTQEAEKEPEAEKEPEEEPLHTIITDSESVQGSFSKHEFQAETKKLLDIVARSLYSEKEVFIRELISNGSDALEKLRHKLITAGGETASMEIHLQTDTGKGTFTIQDTGVGMNQEELVANLGTIARSGSKAFLDALQSQAEASSSIIGQFGVGFYSAFMVADRVDVYSRSAEPNAPGYKWSSDGSGVFEIAEAGGVQQGTKIVLHLKDDCKEFSSEDRVKEVVTKYSNFVSFPIFLNGRRLNTLQALWMMEPKGISDWQHEEFYRYIAQAYDKPRYTLHYRADAPLNIRSIFYVPDAKPSMFDVSREMGSSVALYSRKVLIQTKSSDILPKWLRFLRGVVDSEDIPLNLSRELLQESALIRKLRDVLQQRVIRFLLDQSKKEPEKYSKFFEDYGLFMREGIVTTQEQDVKEDIAKLLRFESSALPAGQHTNLMEYASRMKAGTRNIHYLCAPNRHLAEHSPYYEAMKQKDMEVLFCYEQFDELTLLHLREFDKKKLISVETDIVVDHYKEEKFEDSKPASERLTQEQADDLIAWMKNALGPRVTNIKLTPRLDTHPAMITVLEMGAARHFLRTQQLARTAEERAQILQPTLEINAGHDLIKKMHALKDANSELAGLLLEQIYDNAMIAAGLNDDPRPMISRLNDLLTKALEKH from the exons ATGTCTCGCTGTCTCGCCCTGGCTCGGTTCGCCCTCGGTTCCTCGCAAAGAACCGTAAGGCAGTCAATGACATGTGCGCGAGGACTGAGCAGCGTAACTGTCACACGCTCCTTCACTGCAG CAGATTCGCAGGTTGGACAATATCAGAGGTGGAGCAGTCGGCCCAGAGTGTTGCACGCTCAGCGTTCCTGCCTCGGGTTCTGCCAGCAGTCTTACTACAGCACACAGGAGGCTGAGAAAGAGCCAGAGGCTGAGAAAGAGCCAGAGGAGGAACCTCTGCACACcatcatcactgactcagagtCTGTTCAAG GTAGCTTCTCCAAACATGAATTTCAGGCTGAAACAAAAAAGCTGCTGGATATTGTTGCCAGGTCCCTGTACTCAGAGAAAGAG GTTTTCATCAGGGAGCTGATCTCTAATGGTAGTGATGCTTTGGAAAAACTGCGTCACAAATTAATCACAGCAGGAGGTGAAACAGCTTCTATGGAGATCCACCTGCAGACGGATACTGGCAAGGGCACCTTCACCATCCAG GACACTGGAGTGGGGATGAACCAAGAAGAGCTGGTAGCTAACCTGGGGACTATCGCCCGCTCTGGTTCAAAG GCATTTTTGGACGCTCTGCAGAGCCAGGCGGAAGCCAGCAGCTCCATTATTGGTCAGTTTGGGGTTGGATTCTACTCTGCCTTTATGGTGGCTGACCGTGTGGATGTTTACTCCCGTTCTGCTGAGCCCAATGCACCTGGTTACAAGTGGTCCTCAGATGG CTCCGGAGTGTTTGAGATTGCTGAAGCCGGTGGTGTTCAACAGGGAACAAAGATCGTGCTCCACCTCAAGGACGATTGCAAAGAGTTTTCCTCTGAGGACAGAGTTAAAG AGGTTGTAACAAAGTACAGCAACTTTGTGAGCTTCCCCATCTTCCTGAATGGACGGAGGCTCAACACACTGCAG GCCTTGTGGATGATGGAGCCAAAGGGGATTAGTGATTGGCAGCATGAAGAGTTCTACCGCTACATTGCTCAGGCCTACGACAAGCCCCGCTACACGCTGCACTACCGCGCCGATGCGCCGCTCAATATCCGAAGCATCTTCTATGTTCCTGATGCG AAGCCGAGCATGTTTGATGTGAGCAGGGAGATGGGCTCCAGTGTGGCTCTGTACAGCAGGAAGGTCCTGATCCAGACTAAATCATCGGATATCCTGCCCAAGTGGCTGCGCTTCCTCCGAG GTGTGGTGGACAGTGAGGACATCCCACTGAATCTGAGCAGAGAGCTGTTGCAAGAGAGCGCCCTCATAAG GAAGCTCCGTGATGTTTTACAGCAGAGGGTGATCCGCTTCCTCCTGGACCAGAGCAAGAAGGAGCCAGAGAAGTACAGCAAGTTCTTTGAGGACTACGGCCTCTTCATGAGAGAGGGAATTGTCACCACCCAGGAACAGGATGTCAAG GAGGATATTGCAAAGCTGTTGAGGTTTGAATCGTCTGCTCTGCCTGCGGGTCAGCACACCAATCTGATGGAGTACGCTTCTCGAATGAAGGCGGGCACACGCAACATCCACTACCTGTGTGCCCCCAACCGCCATCTTGCAGAGCATTCACCCTACTATGAGGCCATGAAACAGAAAGACATGGAG GTGCTGTTCTGCTACGAGCAGTTCGATGAGCTCACCCTGCTTCACCTCAGGGAATTCGACAAGAAGAAGCTGATCTCCGTGGAGACAGACATTGTGGTGGATCACTACAAGGAGGAAAAGTTTGAAGACAGCAAACCAG CCTCTGAGCGTCTGACGCAGGAGCAGGCTGATGATCTGATTGCTTGGATGAAGAATGCTCTGGGACCCAGAGTCACTAATATTAAG CTCACTCCTCGTCTGGACACCCACCCAGCCATGATCACCGTGCTAGAAATGGGCGCTGCACGCCACTTCCTCCGCACACAGCAGCTGGCTCGCACTGCTGAGGAAAGAGCTCAGATACTGCAGCCAACGCTGGAGATCAATGCCGG ACACGATCTGATCAAGAAGATGCACGCACTGAAAGACGCAAACTCTGAACTGGCTGGACTGCTACTGGAGCAG ATCTATGACAACGCCATGATCGCAGCAGGACTCAACGATGATCCCAGACCGATGATTTCCCGCCTGAATGATCTGCTGACTAAAGCGCTGGAGAAGCACTGA
- the trap1 gene encoding heat shock protein 75 kDa, mitochondrial isoform X2, with translation MSRCLALARFALGSSQRTVRQSMTCARGLSSVTVTRSFTADSQVGQYQRWSSRPRVLHAQRSCLGFCQQSYYSTQEAEKEPEAEKEPEEEPLHTIITDSESVQGSFSKHEFQAETKKLLDIVARSLYSEKEVFIRELISNGSDALEKLRHKLITAGGETASMEIHLQTDTGKGTFTIQDTGVGMNQEELVANLGTIARSGSKAFLDALQSQAEASSSIIGQFGVGFYSAFMVADRVDVYSRSAEPNAPGYKWSSDGSGVFEIAEAGGVQQGTKIVLHLKDDCKEFSSEDRVKEVVTKYSNFVSFPIFLNGRRLNTLQALWMMEPKGISDWQHEEFYRYIAQAYDKPRYTLHYRADAPLNIRSIFYVPDAKPSMFDVSREMGSSVALYSRKVLIQTKSSDILPKWLRFLRGVVDSEDIPLNLSRELLQESALIRKLRDVLQQRVIRFLLDQSKKEPEKYSKFFEDYGLFMREGIVTTQEQDVKEDIAKLLRFESSALPAGQHTNLMEYASRMKAGTRNIHYLCAPNRHLAEHSPYYEAMKQKDMEVLFCYEQFDELTLLHLREFDKKKLISVETDIVVDHYKEEKFEDSKPASERLTQEQADDLIAWMKNALGPRVTNIKLTPRLDTHPAMITVLEMGAARHFLRTQQLARTAEERAQILQPTLEINAGHDLIKKMHALKDANSELAGLLLEQIYDNAMIAAGLNDDPRPMISRLNDLLTKALEKH, from the exons ATGTCTCGCTGTCTCGCCCTGGCTCGGTTCGCCCTCGGTTCCTCGCAAAGAACCGTAAGGCAGTCAATGACATGTGCGCGAGGACTGAGCAGCGTAACTGTCACACGCTCCTTCACTGCAG ATTCGCAGGTTGGACAATATCAGAGGTGGAGCAGTCGGCCCAGAGTGTTGCACGCTCAGCGTTCCTGCCTCGGGTTCTGCCAGCAGTCTTACTACAGCACACAGGAGGCTGAGAAAGAGCCAGAGGCTGAGAAAGAGCCAGAGGAGGAACCTCTGCACACcatcatcactgactcagagtCTGTTCAAG GTAGCTTCTCCAAACATGAATTTCAGGCTGAAACAAAAAAGCTGCTGGATATTGTTGCCAGGTCCCTGTACTCAGAGAAAGAG GTTTTCATCAGGGAGCTGATCTCTAATGGTAGTGATGCTTTGGAAAAACTGCGTCACAAATTAATCACAGCAGGAGGTGAAACAGCTTCTATGGAGATCCACCTGCAGACGGATACTGGCAAGGGCACCTTCACCATCCAG GACACTGGAGTGGGGATGAACCAAGAAGAGCTGGTAGCTAACCTGGGGACTATCGCCCGCTCTGGTTCAAAG GCATTTTTGGACGCTCTGCAGAGCCAGGCGGAAGCCAGCAGCTCCATTATTGGTCAGTTTGGGGTTGGATTCTACTCTGCCTTTATGGTGGCTGACCGTGTGGATGTTTACTCCCGTTCTGCTGAGCCCAATGCACCTGGTTACAAGTGGTCCTCAGATGG CTCCGGAGTGTTTGAGATTGCTGAAGCCGGTGGTGTTCAACAGGGAACAAAGATCGTGCTCCACCTCAAGGACGATTGCAAAGAGTTTTCCTCTGAGGACAGAGTTAAAG AGGTTGTAACAAAGTACAGCAACTTTGTGAGCTTCCCCATCTTCCTGAATGGACGGAGGCTCAACACACTGCAG GCCTTGTGGATGATGGAGCCAAAGGGGATTAGTGATTGGCAGCATGAAGAGTTCTACCGCTACATTGCTCAGGCCTACGACAAGCCCCGCTACACGCTGCACTACCGCGCCGATGCGCCGCTCAATATCCGAAGCATCTTCTATGTTCCTGATGCG AAGCCGAGCATGTTTGATGTGAGCAGGGAGATGGGCTCCAGTGTGGCTCTGTACAGCAGGAAGGTCCTGATCCAGACTAAATCATCGGATATCCTGCCCAAGTGGCTGCGCTTCCTCCGAG GTGTGGTGGACAGTGAGGACATCCCACTGAATCTGAGCAGAGAGCTGTTGCAAGAGAGCGCCCTCATAAG GAAGCTCCGTGATGTTTTACAGCAGAGGGTGATCCGCTTCCTCCTGGACCAGAGCAAGAAGGAGCCAGAGAAGTACAGCAAGTTCTTTGAGGACTACGGCCTCTTCATGAGAGAGGGAATTGTCACCACCCAGGAACAGGATGTCAAG GAGGATATTGCAAAGCTGTTGAGGTTTGAATCGTCTGCTCTGCCTGCGGGTCAGCACACCAATCTGATGGAGTACGCTTCTCGAATGAAGGCGGGCACACGCAACATCCACTACCTGTGTGCCCCCAACCGCCATCTTGCAGAGCATTCACCCTACTATGAGGCCATGAAACAGAAAGACATGGAG GTGCTGTTCTGCTACGAGCAGTTCGATGAGCTCACCCTGCTTCACCTCAGGGAATTCGACAAGAAGAAGCTGATCTCCGTGGAGACAGACATTGTGGTGGATCACTACAAGGAGGAAAAGTTTGAAGACAGCAAACCAG CCTCTGAGCGTCTGACGCAGGAGCAGGCTGATGATCTGATTGCTTGGATGAAGAATGCTCTGGGACCCAGAGTCACTAATATTAAG CTCACTCCTCGTCTGGACACCCACCCAGCCATGATCACCGTGCTAGAAATGGGCGCTGCACGCCACTTCCTCCGCACACAGCAGCTGGCTCGCACTGCTGAGGAAAGAGCTCAGATACTGCAGCCAACGCTGGAGATCAATGCCGG ACACGATCTGATCAAGAAGATGCACGCACTGAAAGACGCAAACTCTGAACTGGCTGGACTGCTACTGGAGCAG ATCTATGACAACGCCATGATCGCAGCAGGACTCAACGATGATCCCAGACCGATGATTTCCCGCCTGAATGATCTGCTGACTAAAGCGCTGGAGAAGCACTGA